From Nitrospirota bacterium, a single genomic window includes:
- a CDS encoding Ig domain-containing protein, with protein MIHEATVAPSPLVLAAPIFVQIHAEDQDRDALTFHHQWVVNGNPLQGQTDSTLPPDLLKKGDRVSVELVPDDGKERGAIYRTAEVAVINTPPIISSLSVRPQPAKPGDRLEAFVEVADPDRDNIELSFRWWRNATVAQEGEGAVLDTTGFARMDIVTVEVTPRDRAAVGKPIKSKPLVLGNSPPAILSTPSAPVGRERYEYAVKAIDPEGDRIRYRLETAPPGMTIEADTGRIVWLVAPELTGTYKVRVVAEDSQGGTAFQEFDVTLAR; from the coding sequence GTGATTCATGAGGCCACCGTTGCTCCGTCCCCCCTCGTGCTGGCTGCGCCGATTTTCGTACAGATCCATGCTGAGGATCAGGACCGTGATGCATTGACCTTTCACCATCAGTGGGTGGTGAATGGCAATCCTTTGCAAGGGCAGACTGATTCGACCCTGCCGCCCGATCTTCTCAAAAAAGGAGACCGGGTCAGTGTGGAGCTTGTTCCAGATGATGGTAAGGAGCGCGGCGCGATCTATCGCACCGCCGAGGTCGCGGTCATCAACACCCCTCCGATCATCTCATCTCTCTCAGTGCGGCCTCAGCCGGCTAAGCCAGGGGACAGGCTCGAAGCGTTCGTAGAGGTAGCGGATCCGGACCGCGATAACATTGAACTGTCCTTTCGTTGGTGGCGCAACGCCACGGTTGCCCAGGAGGGGGAAGGAGCCGTTCTCGATACCACGGGTTTCGCTCGAATGGATATTGTGACGGTTGAGGTGACGCCGCGAGACCGGGCGGCCGTTGGGAAACCGATAAAATCGAAACCGCTCGTGCTGGGCAACAGTCCCCCGGCGATCCTGTCGACTCCTTCCGCTCCGGTCGGCAGGGAGCGTTATGAGTATGCCGTCAAAGCCATCGATCCGGAAGGGGACCGTATTCGCTATCGGCTTGAGACGGCTCCTCCCGGGATGACGATCGAGGCGGATACGGGCCGTATTGTGTGGCTCGTCGCGCCAGAACTCACCGGCACCTACAAAGTTCGGGTGGTGGCCGAAGATAGTCAGGGAGGGACGGCCTTCCAAGAGTTTGACGTGACGCTTGCGAGATAG
- a CDS encoding PhoH family protein, producing MRKLKLREGTNTAVLFGHHDRHLKLIEDDLGVRLSARGEELTLDGTPDATRHAERILTELASLANEGMVLQPEDITHALSALRHSPETPIKELLSSSAAIVTKKRFVAPKTPTQKAYIEAIETHDIVIGIGPAGTGKTYLAMAMAVSALMKKEVSRIILARPAVEAGEKLGFLPGDMYAKVNPYLRPLYDALFDMMDMERATRAIERGDIEIAPLGFMRGRTLNDSFVILDEAQNATAEQMKMFLTRLGFHSKVVVTGDITQVDLPPERVSGLIEVREILRDVEGIEFVYFDERDVVRHKLVQDIIKAYDQHQGSAQSSNASGRRMSSHGKPPKPATPSSPLTDSWGQSH from the coding sequence GTGCGCAAACTTAAACTACGAGAAGGCACCAACACCGCCGTCCTTTTCGGTCACCACGACCGGCACCTCAAGCTGATCGAGGATGACCTTGGCGTGCGCCTCTCGGCGCGCGGCGAAGAACTCACCCTCGACGGTACGCCAGACGCGACCCGCCATGCCGAACGTATCCTCACAGAATTGGCCTCTCTGGCCAACGAGGGCATGGTGCTTCAGCCTGAGGACATTACCCACGCCTTGAGCGCGCTCCGGCATAGTCCCGAGACCCCGATCAAAGAACTCCTGTCCAGTTCCGCCGCGATTGTCACCAAGAAACGATTCGTCGCGCCGAAAACGCCGACGCAAAAAGCCTATATTGAAGCGATCGAGACGCACGACATCGTGATCGGCATCGGTCCGGCCGGCACAGGCAAGACCTATCTGGCGATGGCGATGGCGGTGAGCGCCTTGATGAAGAAAGAAGTGAGTCGCATTATTCTGGCGCGACCGGCGGTTGAAGCGGGCGAGAAGCTCGGATTTTTGCCTGGAGATATGTATGCCAAGGTGAATCCCTATCTCCGCCCTCTGTACGACGCGCTGTTCGATATGATGGACATGGAGCGGGCGACGCGCGCAATCGAGCGGGGCGACATCGAGATTGCGCCGCTCGGGTTTATGCGAGGCCGTACGTTGAACGATTCGTTCGTTATCCTCGACGAAGCGCAAAATGCGACCGCAGAACAAATGAAGATGTTCCTCACGAGGCTCGGGTTCCATTCCAAGGTTGTCGTTACCGGCGATATCACTCAGGTGGATCTGCCGCCCGAGCGGGTTTCCGGCCTGATCGAGGTGCGGGAGATTTTGCGCGACGTCGAGGGGATCGAATTCGTCTATTTCGACGAGCGCGACGTCGTCCGCCATAAATTGGTACAGGACATCATCAAGGCCTACGATCAGCATCAGGGTTCCGCTCAGTCTTCCAACGCGTCGGGACGGCGTATGTCGTCTCACGGCAAACCGCCGAAGCCTGCCACTCCTTCTTCACCGCTCACGGACTCCTGGGGCCAGTCTCATTAA
- the ybeY gene encoding rRNA maturation RNase YbeY, translating into MQIQIRRVTFDQARLDRQARAILSSVGESSAELGILFVGDRRMKSLNHRYRGKARTTDVLAFAMREAPHASAGLLGDVVIAVPTAVRQAKEGGRSLDEELTVLLVHGILHLCGYDHERSEQEARRMQRRERMVLRSIGSMPKRVNRKQHE; encoded by the coding sequence ATGCAGATTCAGATTCGACGTGTGACGTTCGACCAGGCTCGCCTGGATCGACAGGCGCGGGCGATTCTTTCATCTGTCGGGGAGTCGTCGGCTGAATTGGGCATCCTGTTCGTGGGCGATCGGCGGATGAAGAGCCTCAATCATCGGTATCGGGGGAAAGCTCGCACGACCGACGTGCTGGCCTTTGCGATGAGGGAGGCGCCCCATGCTTCAGCCGGACTGCTGGGCGACGTGGTGATTGCCGTGCCGACGGCAGTTCGCCAAGCAAAAGAGGGAGGGCGATCGCTGGATGAAGAACTCACCGTGTTATTGGTCCATGGCATTCTGCATCTCTGTGGTTACGACCATGAGCGGAGCGAGCAGGAAGCGCGCCGGATGCAGCGTCGTGAACGGATGGTTCTCCGGTCGATCGGGTCGATGCCGAAACGAGTAAATCGAAAGCAGCACGAGTAG
- the ftsY gene encoding signal recognition particle-docking protein FtsY, with product MGWLQRLSEGLTKTRDVVRGSLDRLLGRAADPALLEEFEEALIASDLGARVVERVMERLKKQLQGTDASQTGLVQHTLRDTLLDVLTPVQGLSLEALLAKGPKPFVILAVGVNGVGKTTTIAKIAQRLVQAGKVPLLVAADTFRAAAIDQLQVWADRVGVDVIRHRHGSDPAAVAFDGIAAAKARQVDVVLIDTAGRLHTKSNLMEELRKITRVIAQECPGAPHEVLLVLDATVGQNALAQARQFHQTVGVTGLVLTKLDGTARGGIVVAIAEELKLPVRLIGVGESVEDLQDFQSETFVDALIGTSAVSSSV from the coding sequence ATGGGATGGCTGCAGCGATTGAGCGAGGGACTGACCAAAACGCGCGATGTCGTGCGCGGGTCCTTGGATCGTCTGCTGGGCCGTGCGGCAGATCCTGCCCTCCTGGAAGAGTTCGAAGAAGCCCTCATCGCCTCCGATCTCGGCGCCCGCGTTGTGGAGCGCGTGATGGAGCGTCTTAAGAAACAGTTGCAAGGGACCGATGCCTCGCAAACAGGCCTGGTCCAGCACACGTTGCGCGACACGTTGCTGGATGTGCTGACGCCGGTGCAGGGCTTGTCGTTGGAGGCTCTGCTCGCGAAGGGGCCCAAACCCTTCGTCATCCTGGCTGTGGGGGTGAACGGGGTGGGCAAGACCACGACGATTGCCAAGATTGCGCAACGGCTCGTGCAGGCAGGGAAGGTGCCCTTGCTGGTGGCAGCTGATACCTTTCGCGCGGCTGCTATTGATCAACTGCAAGTCTGGGCCGACCGGGTCGGCGTCGACGTGATTCGCCACCGCCATGGCTCTGACCCAGCTGCGGTTGCGTTCGACGGAATCGCTGCCGCAAAGGCCAGGCAGGTGGACGTGGTCCTCATCGATACGGCTGGCCGGCTCCATACGAAATCGAACCTCATGGAAGAACTCCGCAAGATCACGCGCGTCATCGCGCAGGAATGTCCCGGCGCGCCGCACGAAGTGCTCCTCGTGTTGGACGCAACAGTCGGGCAGAACGCGTTGGCGCAAGCCCGTCAATTCCATCAGACGGTCGGCGTCACCGGCTTAGTCCTGACGAAGCTCGACGGCACCGCTCGCGGAGGGATTGTCGTCGCGATCGCCGAGGAGCTCAAGTTGCCGGTGCGGCTGATCGGAGTCGGGGAGTCCGTCGAGGATCTTCAGGATTTCCAGAGCGAAACTTTTGTGGATGCGCTGATCGGAACCTCGGCGGTCTCTTCCTCCGTCTAG
- a CDS encoding M1 family aminopeptidase, translating to MIKHHDLFVQIVPEQHLLIAKDRLTLEVPSPQFPIRFSLASTLQIDHMTLVEESVVTEAPLYDLPFELEHGSTSESAQQIAIPAGVLPAGLVTLEVQYHGLINDPPRDPRHLRFVTPSETAGHIGPEGVYVSSESRWYPDVPESLSTYTLLVAVPSGWTVVTQGKAGESRACPSGLCLNDQMVLTEWTVAQPSEAVTLVANRFVATVRDWTALTGQKVQLVTYLFPDDADLAEEYLDATARYLEAYIPLLGPYPFEKFAVVENFFASGLGMPSFTLLGSGVIKRHYVQPYALGHEIVHSWIGNGVFNRIDRGNWVEGLTTYLANYYWHELTGDRAQAREQRRLMVQGYNLHVPPERDYPVGQFMQKQDEQDNAIGYQKSAMLFHALRQEVGEEPFWRALKTLVAQYRGIHAEWRDLERVFAEESRQDLRWFFTQWVEQAGAPALSLSEAVARPVAGAPGQIFQLEVTIVQSGKPFRLSLPLLIRLEGDREQVMIVPLRELSERISLTVPARPVSLELDPDFMAFRRIARQSLPPVLNHYVTDRRRSVLMAFMDEPGHPSPLGDLVLRIEAQEEQKPLGERTTIASLAHDGLLPLEGSVLVLGGPEFRSKIQPILVKHCGARVTLDEKGVTVMGAAHEGPGLALLVSCHRVDRPGSVVTVLYGATPQAVTKVARMLFFYGWNSVLVFHDGAAATRGEWPLASDRTEVRLDVSNPIR from the coding sequence GTGATCAAACATCATGATCTGTTCGTCCAGATCGTCCCTGAGCAACATCTGCTCATTGCCAAGGACCGCTTGACCCTTGAGGTGCCATCGCCGCAGTTTCCGATTCGTTTCTCTCTCGCCTCTACGCTTCAGATCGACCACATGACACTCGTGGAGGAATCGGTCGTGACGGAAGCTCCACTATACGATCTGCCGTTTGAACTCGAGCATGGTTCCACGTCTGAGTCGGCGCAGCAGATCGCCATTCCCGCTGGGGTCCTGCCTGCCGGACTGGTGACGCTGGAGGTGCAGTACCATGGCCTCATCAACGATCCACCGCGCGATCCACGCCATCTGCGCTTTGTGACGCCCAGCGAGACGGCCGGACATATCGGGCCGGAAGGCGTCTATGTGAGCAGCGAGAGCCGTTGGTATCCGGATGTCCCGGAATCGCTCAGCACCTACACCCTGTTGGTGGCCGTGCCATCCGGCTGGACCGTTGTGACGCAGGGGAAGGCCGGCGAGTCGCGCGCCTGCCCCAGCGGACTCTGTCTCAACGATCAGATGGTGCTGACGGAATGGACCGTGGCACAGCCGAGCGAGGCAGTCACGCTGGTCGCGAATAGATTTGTCGCCACGGTTCGAGACTGGACAGCCCTGACCGGTCAGAAGGTTCAGCTTGTGACCTATCTCTTTCCCGACGATGCGGATCTGGCAGAGGAATATCTCGATGCGACCGCTCGCTATCTGGAGGCCTACATTCCGCTATTGGGTCCCTATCCCTTCGAGAAGTTCGCCGTGGTGGAGAATTTTTTTGCGAGCGGACTCGGCATGCCGTCGTTCACCCTGCTGGGGAGCGGCGTCATCAAGCGCCATTATGTGCAGCCCTATGCACTCGGCCACGAGATCGTGCATTCCTGGATCGGCAACGGCGTGTTTAATCGCATCGATCGCGGGAATTGGGTGGAGGGCCTGACGACCTACCTGGCCAATTATTACTGGCACGAACTGACGGGAGATCGGGCGCAGGCGCGGGAGCAACGCCGGCTCATGGTGCAGGGCTACAATCTCCATGTGCCGCCTGAGCGGGACTATCCGGTCGGGCAGTTTATGCAGAAACAGGATGAGCAGGACAATGCCATCGGCTATCAAAAATCTGCCATGCTGTTTCATGCGCTGCGTCAGGAGGTGGGAGAAGAGCCATTCTGGCGGGCCCTGAAGACTCTGGTGGCGCAGTATCGCGGCATCCATGCGGAGTGGCGCGATCTCGAACGGGTCTTTGCAGAAGAGAGCCGTCAGGATCTCCGGTGGTTTTTCACGCAATGGGTGGAGCAGGCAGGGGCGCCGGCATTATCGTTGTCGGAGGCCGTCGCCCGTCCTGTGGCTGGGGCACCAGGCCAGATCTTTCAGCTTGAGGTCACGATTGTTCAATCGGGCAAGCCCTTTCGCCTTTCCCTTCCGTTGTTGATTCGCTTGGAGGGAGACCGGGAGCAGGTCATGATTGTGCCGCTCCGTGAGCTGAGCGAGAGGATTTCCCTGACCGTGCCAGCGCGACCGGTCTCGCTGGAGCTCGATCCTGACTTCATGGCCTTCAGACGGATTGCTCGGCAATCGTTGCCGCCGGTGCTCAATCACTATGTCACAGACCGGCGGCGATCGGTGTTGATGGCCTTCATGGATGAGCCGGGCCATCCCTCGCCGCTAGGAGACCTAGTCTTGCGCATCGAGGCTCAGGAAGAGCAGAAACCGCTCGGTGAGAGAACCACGATTGCTTCGCTGGCTCACGATGGGCTGTTGCCTCTGGAAGGTTCGGTGTTAGTATTGGGCGGCCCCGAGTTCCGTTCGAAGATTCAACCGATCCTGGTCAAACATTGCGGCGCGCGCGTGACCCTGGATGAGAAGGGCGTGACCGTGATGGGCGCGGCGCACGAAGGGCCCGGGCTGGCCCTGCTGGTCAGTTGCCATCGGGTCGACCGTCCCGGCAGCGTCGTGACGGTGTTGTATGGCGCCACGCCACAGGCCGTGACGAAAGTGGCGCGGATGCTCTTTTTTTACGGATGGAATAGTGTTCTTGTGTTTCACGATGGAGCGGCCGCGACTCGTGGAGAGTGGCCGCTCGCAAGCGATCGTACGGAGGTGCGTCTCGATGTCAGTAATCCCATTCGGTAA
- a CDS encoding phosphatase PAP2 family protein, which produces MDLPRLTTHDSRFTSAAAVFLSVCSLFLVFVGLFERDVPLARFVHSFYPPVVSVPNPWLVLFSDLGDRLGKGESLVLLSLVLLAVGYGFKHQQWKDAGRQSLIAHGFVAVVATMLKHTIGRPRPKFIDTGHFEFSPAGGSGWDSFPSGHASAAFAVATVLAAKFPRVRWPLFAVAVAIAASRVVRGSHYPTDVAGGAALGCVMGMIAVHPWREWRTAVRTAVCRIAPFFVVTFAFVWTVTQLPSKGWITQSLVCGGGVLTLAGLAGHVAWRVRSSWRPAWLSGSLARALVGLGLGMTTGSLFVATVALFVCAAHWLEGLHVQAEPMEDSPVGLRAAMGESLFVAAVLLVLVASYLLKGLVTV; this is translated from the coding sequence ATGGATCTCCCGCGATTGACGACTCACGACTCACGATTTACGTCTGCTGCAGCCGTGTTTCTCTCCGTCTGTTCACTCTTCCTCGTGTTTGTGGGGCTGTTTGAGAGGGATGTGCCTCTCGCCCGGTTCGTCCACTCGTTCTATCCACCAGTCGTTTCTGTTCCTAACCCCTGGCTGGTTCTGTTCAGCGATCTCGGCGACCGCCTCGGCAAAGGGGAGTCGCTGGTGCTCCTGAGTCTTGTGTTGTTGGCGGTCGGGTACGGATTCAAACACCAGCAGTGGAAAGACGCGGGCAGGCAGAGTCTCATCGCGCATGGTTTCGTGGCGGTGGTTGCTACGATGTTAAAACATACCATTGGCCGACCCAGGCCCAAGTTCATCGATACAGGCCACTTTGAGTTTTCTCCCGCTGGCGGGAGCGGGTGGGACTCGTTTCCGTCAGGCCATGCGTCGGCAGCATTCGCGGTCGCGACCGTGCTCGCCGCAAAGTTTCCGCGGGTGAGATGGCCCCTGTTCGCTGTGGCAGTGGCTATTGCCGCGAGCCGGGTCGTCCGCGGGTCTCACTATCCGACCGATGTGGCAGGAGGGGCAGCTCTCGGTTGTGTGATGGGGATGATCGCCGTGCATCCCTGGCGTGAATGGCGAACAGCGGTCAGAACCGCTGTGTGTCGGATCGCGCCATTTTTCGTGGTGACGTTCGCGTTCGTCTGGACGGTCACGCAGCTTCCGTCGAAGGGCTGGATCACGCAATCGCTTGTGTGCGGTGGCGGGGTGCTTACCCTGGCGGGACTCGCAGGCCATGTTGCGTGGAGGGTGCGATCGTCATGGCGTCCAGCTTGGCTGTCCGGGTCTCTGGCCCGCGCGCTTGTGGGCTTGGGATTAGGGATGACGACCGGTTCTCTGTTTGTTGCAACCGTGGCGCTGTTTGTCTGTGCTGCCCATTGGTTGGAGGGGCTCCATGTTCAGGCCGAGCCTATGGAGGATAGTCCAGTGGGGTTGCGGGCTGCCATGGGGGAGAGTCTGTTCGTCGCGGCGGTGCTGCTAGTGTTGGTGGCGAGCTATCTTTTGAAGGGTCTCGTGACGGTCTAG
- a CDS encoding glycosyltransferase family 39 protein: protein MTTTSRSHHALLLLALLALSGLLFFLGLGAMGLTDRDEGRNAEAGREMFESGDRLTPTFNGDLRVAKPVFLYWLMDRSYHLFGVNEFAARFPSALFGVGLILLHYLFLAHQRDRTVALFGALMLLLNLEILGLGRMALTDSVLIFFITAALYGFWLGLHGEGAVRRWIWAFYVGMALATLTKGPVGFAVPLIVAALYLTWTRRWRDYWQQGIPLAGIALFILLAAPWYAAMFYIHGDAYASGAKANTIGRFLSPMEGHHGTVFFYLPVLLIGFFPWSALLPVPLYRTLKDWYQLRRAGTQSDSTRASELELFAALWVVGVFVFFTASSTRLPHYIGPLFPAAALLTASYWSRCLQDPTTKGIRGSIHLMMGLGYLLAIGFACLPTLYANYATKMVREFPLAGQVGLGSGPYLATAILLLGITLVGYLGLNEERRGGTFWAAGATLAGLVLIVIVITTPHINRFVIAPPQELAYAAGLNLEPQDQFIAYGVTRPSSVFYAKRKTLFVPFGEEDKIRAALKEPRRVMILLPESAQAKLPEEATGLVPLLKRYGYVLLANQPMVTIPENAPQPPTIFGH, encoded by the coding sequence ATGACCACGACCAGCCGCTCTCACCATGCCCTGCTGCTCCTCGCACTCCTGGCCCTGTCGGGGCTGCTGTTCTTCCTGGGACTCGGCGCCATGGGCTTGACCGACCGTGACGAAGGCCGGAACGCTGAGGCAGGACGGGAAATGTTCGAGTCGGGGGATCGCCTGACACCGACCTTCAACGGCGATCTGCGCGTGGCGAAACCGGTCTTTCTCTATTGGTTAATGGATCGGTCCTATCACCTGTTCGGCGTCAACGAGTTCGCTGCACGATTCCCCTCCGCCCTCTTCGGTGTCGGCTTGATCCTCCTCCACTACCTGTTTCTTGCGCACCAGCGCGATCGAACCGTCGCGCTCTTCGGCGCCCTGATGCTCTTGCTCAACCTGGAAATCCTCGGACTCGGGCGCATGGCGCTGACCGACAGTGTCCTGATTTTTTTCATCACAGCCGCTCTGTATGGATTCTGGCTCGGCCTGCATGGTGAAGGAGCCGTCCGCCGATGGATCTGGGCCTTCTATGTCGGCATGGCCCTCGCCACCCTGACGAAGGGACCGGTCGGGTTCGCCGTGCCCCTCATCGTGGCGGCGCTCTACCTGACCTGGACGCGCCGGTGGCGAGACTATTGGCAACAGGGCATTCCCCTGGCCGGCATAGCGCTGTTCATCCTGCTAGCCGCGCCCTGGTATGCCGCCATGTTTTACATCCATGGCGACGCCTATGCCTCTGGCGCCAAGGCCAATACGATCGGGCGATTCCTCAGCCCGATGGAAGGGCACCACGGGACTGTCTTCTTCTATCTCCCGGTCCTGCTCATCGGCTTCTTCCCCTGGAGCGCGCTCCTTCCCGTCCCGCTCTATCGCACGCTCAAAGACTGGTATCAGCTCCGTCGCGCCGGCACGCAGTCAGACTCCACGAGAGCGTCAGAGCTTGAACTCTTTGCAGCCCTCTGGGTCGTAGGCGTCTTTGTCTTTTTCACCGCCTCTTCGACCCGCCTGCCCCACTATATCGGGCCCTTGTTTCCTGCCGCGGCTCTCTTGACCGCCTCCTACTGGTCGCGCTGCCTGCAAGATCCGACCACGAAAGGGATTCGCGGTTCCATTCACCTTATGATGGGACTGGGTTATCTCCTGGCCATCGGCTTTGCCTGCCTCCCCACGCTTTACGCCAACTACGCCACCAAAATGGTGCGTGAATTTCCCTTGGCAGGACAGGTGGGGCTCGGCAGTGGTCCCTATCTGGCGACAGCCATTCTGTTACTCGGAATCACGTTAGTGGGCTATCTTGGATTGAACGAGGAGAGGCGCGGAGGAACGTTCTGGGCCGCGGGGGCGACCTTGGCCGGACTGGTCCTGATCGTCATCGTAATTACAACGCCTCACATCAACCGCTTTGTGATCGCGCCCCCACAAGAACTCGCCTACGCAGCAGGACTGAACCTGGAACCCCAGGATCAATTCATCGCCTATGGAGTGACAAGACCCTCGTCCGTCTTTTACGCGAAGCGCAAGACGCTCTTCGTGCCATTCGGGGAAGAGGACAAGATCAGGGCGGCGCTGAAGGAGCCGAGGCGAGTGATGATCCTACTACCGGAAAGCGCACAGGCGAAGTTGCCGGAAGAAGCAACCGGACTGGTTCCTCTGCTCAAACGCTACGGCTATGTATTGCTGGCCAACCAACCGATGGTGACGATTCCTGAAAATGCCCCGCAGCCGCCAACCATTTTCGGCCATTGA
- a CDS encoding lipid-A-disaccharide synthase N-terminal domain-containing protein gives MSIEHIWLAIGFLGQGLFFGRWVIQWIASERKAESQVPIAFWYMSLIGGLITLAYAIYRKDPVFIAGQSVGAVVYIRNLVLIARASQAKPPAGQSSPQS, from the coding sequence ATGAGCATCGAACATATCTGGCTCGCCATCGGGTTCCTCGGACAAGGGCTCTTCTTCGGCCGCTGGGTCATCCAATGGATTGCCTCCGAACGAAAAGCGGAGAGCCAGGTCCCGATCGCCTTTTGGTATATGAGCTTGATCGGAGGACTCATCACCCTGGCCTATGCGATCTATCGAAAAGATCCGGTCTTCATTGCAGGCCAGAGCGTCGGAGCCGTGGTCTATATTCGCAACCTGGTTCTCATCGCTCGTGCCAGCCAGGCGAAACCTCCCGCAGGCCAGTCCTCTCCACAATCATGA
- a CDS encoding glycosyltransferase family 2 protein yields MTVPSHPWASVIVPIKDERDNLAPLTEQLLKALEACDESRSAPFEILFIDDGSTDGSSDLLDRLAADHPSVRVFHFDRNYGQSSAFDAGFKRSTGDLVITIDGDLQNDPADIGTLLPYTKTFDLVCGWRTNRHDSLVRTLSSKIANAVRSAVTGDQVHDTGCSLKIFRRAVVDRLQLFNGMHRFFPALALMHGFTVTEVPVRHYARKHGQSKYGLGNRLFKSLYDLIAVRWMQGRVLKYRIATGKGSDRP; encoded by the coding sequence ATGACCGTGCCATCCCATCCATGGGCTTCCGTCATCGTCCCCATCAAGGATGAGCGAGACAATCTCGCTCCCTTGACGGAGCAATTGCTCAAGGCCCTGGAGGCCTGCGATGAATCACGCTCGGCGCCCTTTGAAATCCTTTTCATCGACGACGGCAGCACAGACGGCAGTTCGGACCTGCTCGATCGGCTCGCCGCGGACCATCCATCGGTACGGGTCTTTCATTTCGATCGCAATTATGGACAATCGTCGGCCTTCGACGCGGGATTCAAACGCTCGACCGGCGATCTGGTTATCACGATCGACGGCGACCTCCAGAACGACCCGGCCGACATCGGCACCTTGCTGCCCTACACAAAGACCTTCGACCTCGTGTGCGGGTGGCGAACCAACCGGCATGACAGCCTCGTCAGAACTCTGTCGTCGAAAATTGCCAACGCGGTGCGTAGCGCGGTCACGGGCGACCAGGTTCACGACACCGGCTGCTCGCTGAAGATCTTCCGCCGTGCCGTCGTGGACAGGCTCCAGCTCTTCAACGGCATGCATCGCTTTTTCCCGGCCCTGGCGCTGATGCATGGGTTTACGGTCACCGAAGTGCCGGTGCGCCATTACGCTCGCAAGCACGGCCAGTCGAAATACGGTCTCGGCAACCGCCTCTTCAAAAGCCTCTACGACCTCATCGCCGTGCGCTGGATGCAGGGACGGGTCCTGAAGTACCGCATCGCAACAGGCAAGGGATCTGATCGCCCATGA
- a CDS encoding SAM-dependent methyltransferase produces the protein MLQDADALPQLIGDYKPVDQWQVHINTLFYRFRGDQIRSFYQTFASADYRLAHALAADYFEKVVKRDKASNVKRQTSGEGSSLPSLTVMEWGPGNGNLAACFLSHLKVLDTDGTIYPRVRYVLVDWEQSVLDAALAHPLLAPHRGQVSTHRGTVDRLEGVADGSVDRIICNELWNDLPTKLMSRQANEIEEEFLRPNLSEALHAKISDWATFVRAFDSMDVETLKGFPPFLDDLVWEREYRTVEWKEVPYRKTITEFLKRIDEQVVVPVNMGAYATIKEAKRLLARDAIGFSSFDAGTADMDVLNDPEKPCYGQFGGQQSFMVNFALAEAVAKQLEAGPMTIESQREFVGRSLGTNVLTLMDLIATHPSAGTRMAPWEQDRLMLKTLRALTETYSSPYARRLDFPIPLEMPPEERDVLQALVSALKPTGIPDTVAYLTEEELTLASKDLEDIGYDPQSFMIALTAPPSPVDYFHAFVSPR, from the coding sequence ATGTTGCAAGACGCAGACGCCTTACCGCAGCTCATCGGCGACTATAAGCCGGTCGATCAATGGCAAGTCCATATCAATACGCTCTTCTATCGCTTCCGGGGCGATCAGATCCGTAGTTTCTACCAAACCTTTGCCTCGGCCGACTATCGGCTCGCCCATGCCCTTGCGGCAGACTACTTCGAAAAAGTTGTGAAGCGCGACAAAGCGTCAAACGTCAAACGTCAAACGTCAGGCGAGGGGAGTTCGCTTCCATCTCTGACGGTTATGGAATGGGGCCCCGGCAACGGCAACCTTGCCGCTTGTTTTTTGAGCCATCTGAAAGTTCTCGATACAGACGGAACGATCTATCCCCGCGTCCGCTATGTGTTGGTCGATTGGGAGCAGTCGGTGCTCGATGCAGCATTGGCCCATCCATTGCTCGCGCCCCACCGGGGCCAGGTCTCGACCCATCGAGGGACCGTGGATCGGCTCGAAGGTGTGGCGGATGGGAGCGTGGATCGTATCATCTGCAACGAACTGTGGAACGATCTCCCGACGAAGCTCATGTCGCGCCAGGCGAACGAGATTGAAGAAGAGTTTCTGCGGCCGAATTTGAGCGAAGCCCTGCACGCGAAAATTTCCGATTGGGCGACCTTTGTTCGCGCGTTCGACTCCATGGATGTAGAGACGCTCAAGGGGTTCCCTCCGTTTCTCGACGATTTGGTGTGGGAGCGGGAATATCGGACGGTCGAATGGAAAGAGGTCCCCTACCGGAAGACGATCACGGAGTTTCTCAAGCGTATCGATGAGCAAGTGGTGGTTCCCGTGAATATGGGGGCCTATGCCACGATCAAGGAAGCCAAGCGCCTGTTGGCGCGTGATGCGATCGGCTTCAGCAGTTTCGACGCGGGCACGGCGGACATGGACGTGCTGAACGATCCGGAGAAGCCCTGCTACGGCCAATTCGGCGGCCAGCAGAGTTTCATGGTCAACTTCGCGTTGGCGGAAGCGGTGGCCAAACAATTGGAAGCAGGCCCGATGACCATCGAAAGCCAGCGGGAGTTCGTGGGGCGCAGTTTAGGGACCAATGTCTTGACCCTCATGGATCTCATCGCCACCCATCCCTCCGCCGGCACGAGAATGGCGCCCTGGGAGCAGGACCGTCTGATGCTCAAGACGCTCCGTGCCTTGACCGAGACCTACAGCAGTCCCTATGCGCGCCGTCTGGATTTTCCGATTCCGCTGGAGATGCCGCCGGAGGAGCGCGACGTGCTTCAGGCGCTCGTGTCGGCGCTAAAGCCGACCGGTATTCCTGACACCGTCGCCTATCTGACAGAAGAAGAGTTGACGCTGGCCTCGAAGGATCTCGAAGACATCGGCTACGATCCCCAGTCGTTCATGATTGCCCTCACCGCGCCGCCGAGTCCGGTCGATTACTTTCACGCTTTCGTCAGCCCTCGCTGA